In the Colwellia sp. 20A7 genome, one interval contains:
- a CDS encoding electron transfer flavoprotein subunit alpha/FixB family protein codes for MSILVFAEHDNSTLKTETLKTVAAAQAIGGDITLLVAGYNCQSVVDAAAKVNGVSKVLVADNAIYEHQLAENVSLLVVELASDYEHIIATALTTGKNFMPRVAALLDVTQISDIIAVESSDTFVRPIYAGNAIATVQSLDNKKVITVRSTGFDAVATDGNAEVVALDIVTDAGTSSHVSDVLTKSERPDLGAASVIISGGRGMQNGDNFKLLDGIADKLGAAIGASRAAVDAGFVPNDMQVGQTGKIVAPDLYIAVGISGAIQHLAGMKDSKVIVAINKDPEAPIFQVADYGIVADLFDALPELESKL; via the coding sequence ATGAGTATTTTAGTATTTGCAGAACACGATAACAGTACATTAAAAACTGAAACACTTAAAACAGTTGCCGCAGCGCAAGCTATTGGTGGTGATATTACCTTATTAGTTGCTGGTTATAATTGCCAAAGTGTTGTTGATGCTGCCGCTAAAGTAAATGGCGTAAGTAAAGTTTTAGTTGCTGACAATGCTATTTATGAACATCAACTAGCAGAAAACGTGAGTTTATTAGTTGTTGAGTTAGCTAGCGATTATGAGCACATTATTGCAACTGCACTAACAACAGGCAAAAACTTTATGCCTCGCGTTGCTGCGTTATTAGATGTAACTCAAATTTCAGATATCATCGCTGTAGAAAGTAGTGATACCTTTGTTCGTCCCATTTATGCGGGCAATGCTATTGCCACAGTGCAAAGCTTAGACAACAAAAAAGTAATTACAGTACGTTCAACAGGCTTTGACGCCGTAGCAACTGATGGCAATGCAGAAGTTGTCGCACTAGATATTGTTACAGATGCAGGAACTTCAAGCCACGTAAGTGACGTATTAACTAAATCTGAACGTCCTGACTTAGGCGCTGCGAGCGTTATTATTTCTGGTGGTCGTGGCATGCAAAATGGCGACAACTTCAAATTACTTGACGGTATTGCAGACAAACTAGGCGCTGCTATTGGTGCTTCTCGTGCTGCTGTTGATGCAGGCTTTGTACCTAACGATATGCAAGTAGGTCAAACAGGTAAAATTGTTGCGCCTGATTTATACATCGCCGTTGGTATTAGTGGTGCAATTCAACATTTAGCGGGCATGAAAGATTCAAAAGTCATCGTCGCTATCAACAAAGATCCTGAAGCACCTATTTTCCAAGTTGCTGATTACGGTATTGTTGCTGATTTATTTGATGCGCTTCCAGAGCTTGAAAGTAAGCTATAA
- a CDS encoding acyl-CoA dehydrogenase family protein produces the protein MNFLLNDEQLAFQDAARNFSTGEMKPFASEWDDKKIFPKALFKKAGELGFMAMYCPEDTGGLNLSRLDTSIILEELAVGCTSTAAFISIHNMASWMISTWGTESIKQQWCSDLVMGEKLASYCLTEPGAGSDAGSLRTTAKKDGDNYLLNGSKMFISGAGETDVLVVMARTGTQSDGARGISAFAVPADLPGVTYGKNEDKMGWNSQPTRAISFENAVLPANCLLGVEGEGFKIAMKGLDGGRINIASCSIGAAQACVNLSQAYMNERKQFDKPLAAFQALQFKLADMVTELVAARQMIRLAASKIDINDADKSTYCAMAKRFATDVGFNVCNEALQLHGGYGYIKEYPIERYMRDSRVHQILEGTNEIMRVITARRILEEGATDIIR, from the coding sequence ATGAATTTTTTACTGAACGATGAGCAATTAGCCTTTCAAGATGCTGCTCGAAATTTCTCAACGGGAGAGATGAAGCCGTTTGCGAGTGAATGGGATGATAAAAAAATATTTCCTAAAGCTTTGTTTAAAAAAGCTGGTGAATTAGGATTTATGGCAATGTACTGCCCAGAAGATACGGGTGGTTTGAATTTATCGCGTTTAGATACTTCCATTATTTTAGAGGAATTAGCTGTAGGTTGCACTTCAACTGCAGCATTTATTTCTATCCATAATATGGCGAGTTGGATGATTTCAACTTGGGGAACCGAGTCAATCAAACAGCAATGGTGTAGTGATTTAGTGATGGGCGAAAAACTTGCTTCATATTGCTTAACTGAACCTGGCGCTGGCAGTGACGCTGGATCATTGCGCACTACTGCAAAAAAAGACGGTGATAATTACCTTCTTAACGGTAGCAAAATGTTTATCAGTGGTGCAGGTGAAACTGATGTATTGGTTGTTATGGCACGAACGGGTACTCAATCAGACGGCGCTAGAGGTATATCAGCTTTTGCAGTACCCGCTGACCTTCCTGGTGTTACGTATGGTAAAAATGAAGACAAAATGGGCTGGAACTCACAACCTACCCGCGCCATTAGTTTTGAAAATGCTGTATTGCCGGCAAATTGCTTATTAGGTGTTGAAGGTGAAGGTTTTAAAATTGCGATGAAAGGGTTGGACGGAGGTCGAATTAATATTGCTAGTTGTTCAATTGGCGCAGCACAGGCATGTGTTAACTTATCACAAGCTTATATGAATGAGCGTAAACAATTTGATAAACCATTAGCGGCATTTCAAGCCTTACAGTTTAAGCTAGCCGATATGGTGACAGAATTAGTTGCTGCACGGCAAATGATTCGATTAGCGGCAAGTAAAATAGATATAAATGATGCAGATAAATCTACTTATTGCGCGATGGCAAAGCGTTTTGCAACAGATGTTGGCTTTAATGTTTGTAACGAAGCACTGCAATTACACGGTGGTTACGGTTATATCAAAGAGTATCCTATCGAGCGATATATGCGCGATTCGCGTGTTCACCAAATTCTTGAAGGTACTAATGAAATTATGCGTGTGATTACGGCACGACGTATTTTAGAAGAGGGTGCAACCGATATTATTCGTTAG
- a CDS encoding enoyl-CoA hydratase, with amino-acid sequence MSDLLKIEKRGHVAIITFNNPPANTWTPESLNYLKQLIAELNQDKNNYSLILTSESEKFFSAGADLKQFNHDDKGLSFDFSAAFGSAFEALTNYQGVSIAAITGFAMGGGLEVALSCDVRICEEQAQMALPEAAVGLLPCGLGSQQLSWLIGEGWAKRMILLGERIKAPQAEKIGLVSEVVATGTSLDRALVLAEKVESQSPTSVTYCKSLIMEARNGDISSAYTKERELFVKLWDTQDQKEGVSAFIEKRKPQWKNS; translated from the coding sequence ATGAGTGATTTATTAAAAATAGAAAAACGCGGCCATGTTGCAATTATAACTTTCAACAACCCTCCTGCAAATACGTGGACACCCGAGAGCTTAAATTACTTAAAACAGCTGATAGCTGAGCTCAATCAAGATAAAAATAACTATTCACTTATTTTAACAAGCGAAAGTGAAAAATTTTTTAGCGCCGGCGCAGATCTCAAACAATTTAATCATGACGATAAAGGCTTATCTTTTGATTTTTCTGCCGCTTTTGGTAGTGCATTTGAAGCATTAACGAATTATCAAGGGGTTTCCATCGCGGCTATCACCGGCTTTGCTATGGGGGGTGGTTTAGAAGTCGCTTTGTCTTGTGATGTAAGAATATGTGAAGAACAAGCACAAATGGCATTACCTGAAGCAGCCGTTGGTTTATTGCCCTGCGGATTAGGTTCACAGCAATTATCATGGTTAATCGGTGAAGGTTGGGCTAAACGTATGATTTTATTAGGTGAGCGCATTAAAGCACCGCAAGCTGAAAAAATAGGACTTGTTTCTGAAGTTGTTGCGACGGGTACATCATTAGATCGAGCTTTAGTACTGGCAGAAAAAGTAGAAAGTCAATCACCTACATCAGTCACTTATTGTAAGTCACTCATTATGGAAGCGCGTAATGGCGACATCAGTTCAGCGTACACTAAAGAACGTGAACTCTTTGTAAAGTTATGGGATACACAAGATCAAAAGGAAGGTGTTAGTGCCTTTATTGAAAAACGTAAACCTCAGTGGAAGAATAGCTAA
- a CDS encoding enoyl-CoA hydratase/isomerase family protein, protein MTSPVLFEELLVKNGQLIGVITLNSEKTLNALTLEMIDLMLEQLQQWNSNDKIAAVFIQGAGEKSFCAGGDVQALYHSSIEQPGGPCEYAETFFEREYRLDYLLHNYTKPTIAWGHGIVMGGGLGVFAGCSYRIATEKTRIAMPEVTIALFPDVGGSYFLNKMPGYCGRFLALTGASINAADSYYVDITNYTICHASKNKVIDELLSLDCPATDIDNKLTSIFSYHHNLSISDIPEGNLQTHQALINDLCQWDDIEKIAFKFSELNTDDKWLQRAKNGIATGSPLAIKWIFHQLALCENLELKEVFQHEISLATTIIRHTEFAEGVRALLIDKDQNPNWQYKKLHDVTDDIIAPFFEAPWQQNPLTDL, encoded by the coding sequence ATGACAAGCCCTGTACTATTTGAAGAGTTACTGGTTAAAAATGGCCAATTGATTGGTGTAATAACACTAAACAGTGAAAAGACTTTAAATGCATTAACGTTAGAAATGATTGACTTAATGTTAGAACAATTACAGCAATGGAACAGTAATGATAAAATAGCCGCTGTATTTATTCAGGGCGCTGGTGAAAAATCGTTTTGTGCTGGTGGTGATGTACAAGCTTTGTATCATTCATCAATTGAACAGCCTGGCGGACCATGTGAGTATGCCGAAACCTTTTTTGAACGAGAGTATCGCCTAGACTATTTACTACATAATTACACAAAACCAACCATTGCTTGGGGTCATGGTATTGTCATGGGTGGTGGCCTTGGTGTGTTTGCTGGTTGTTCTTATCGTATCGCCACAGAAAAAACACGTATTGCGATGCCAGAAGTTACCATTGCACTATTTCCAGATGTAGGGGGCAGTTACTTTTTAAATAAAATGCCCGGTTATTGCGGTAGATTTTTAGCACTTACAGGTGCATCAATAAATGCGGCTGACAGCTATTATGTTGATATTACCAACTACACAATTTGTCATGCGAGCAAAAATAAAGTAATCGATGAGCTACTTTCATTGGACTGCCCTGCTACCGACATTGATAATAAATTAACCAGTATTTTTAGCTATCATCATAACCTATCTATCTCTGACATTCCTGAGGGAAATTTACAGACTCATCAGGCGCTGATTAATGACTTATGTCAATGGGATGATATAGAAAAAATAGCTTTCAAATTTTCAGAACTCAACACAGATGACAAGTGGCTACAACGAGCAAAAAATGGTATTGCGACTGGCTCTCCTTTAGCTATTAAATGGATCTTTCATCAGCTGGCGTTATGCGAAAATTTAGAATTAAAAGAAGTTTTTCAACATGAAATTTCATTAGCAACAACTATTATTCGTCACACTGAGTTTGCAGAAGGAGTAAGGGCCTTATTAATTGATAAAGATCAAAATCCTAACTGGCAATATAAGAAACTACATGATGTAACAGATGACATTATAGCTCCATTCTTTGAAGCTCCTTGGCAACAGAACCCATTAACAGATTTATAG
- the mmsB gene encoding 3-hydroxyisobutyrate dehydrogenase: MTKKVAFIGLGNMGSGMAINLVKGGFNVHAYDLSQTALANAKKGGCTISETADEAVIDSDYVISMLPNGAIVENLFIGDSTTNGLINNIPKNALIIDCSTIAPENSRRVGIAAKAAGIRFVDAPVSGGVAAANAGTLAFMVGGEEADFTSSQSVLNTMGANVFHAGDLGAGQTAKICNNMLLAIHMAGTAEALQLGVDNGLDPVVLSDIMLKSSGCNWSLEKYNPMPGVMPTVPSSNNYQGGFMVDLMLKDLGLAMEASINSRSSIPMGSTARNLFNLHKNSSGEEQGTKDFSSIQRFYSKTSGI, encoded by the coding sequence ATGACTAAAAAAGTGGCTTTCATTGGTTTGGGAAATATGGGCAGTGGTATGGCTATCAACTTGGTTAAAGGAGGATTTAATGTACATGCTTATGATCTTTCTCAAACCGCACTAGCTAATGCTAAAAAAGGTGGCTGTACTATTTCTGAAACAGCGGATGAAGCGGTGATTGATTCCGATTACGTCATAAGTATGTTACCCAATGGTGCTATCGTTGAAAATTTATTTATAGGCGACTCTACAACTAATGGTTTAATCAATAATATACCTAAAAATGCCTTAATTATAGATTGTTCTACTATTGCACCTGAAAATTCTCGCCGGGTGGGTATTGCTGCAAAAGCAGCAGGTATTCGTTTTGTTGATGCGCCCGTTTCAGGTGGCGTTGCAGCTGCTAACGCAGGAACTTTAGCCTTTATGGTTGGAGGAGAAGAAGCTGACTTTACATCTTCGCAATCAGTCTTAAATACTATGGGTGCAAACGTATTCCATGCCGGTGACTTAGGAGCGGGACAAACAGCAAAAATTTGTAACAATATGCTATTAGCAATTCATATGGCAGGCACCGCTGAAGCTTTACAACTTGGTGTTGATAATGGTTTAGATCCTGTTGTACTTTCAGATATTATGTTGAAAAGTTCAGGTTGTAATTGGTCATTAGAAAAGTACAACCCTATGCCTGGCGTAATGCCAACTGTTCCCTCTTCAAATAACTATCAAGGAGGGTTCATGGTAGATCTAATGTTAAAAGATTTGGGATTAGCTATGGAAGCATCAATCAATAGTCGTTCTTCTATCCCTATGGGATCAACCGCTAGAAACTTATTTAACTTACATAAAAATTCATCTGGAGAGGAACAAGGTACAAAAGACTTTTCAAGTATTCAACGTTTTTACTCTAAAACTAGCGGCATTTAA
- a CDS encoding IS110 family transposase, translating to MHPSNLVAIIKTDQKGEVELGCRKLTIDKWVKELHKRFGSPIAVAVELKKGPIVYALQRYDFIVIVPINPTTLAKYRTAFKPSKAKDDPTDAEFALELMLRYPNHFPPLNQQSVNMRKLMFLVEHRRKVVDDKQRVVNQMINAIKQYYPQANEWFCKKDTHIFCDFIARWPTIQQAKKAHKSTLVKFFNDHGIHKSTIVDHRVSLIKKAKPLTDDKAVIDSHAMLVTFYIERIVNSMKCIQEYNKSISELMDKLPDTPIFNSLPGAGAALSSRLLAAFGEQRDRFKSAQEVQQYAGIAPVTERSGQKSWVHWRWQC from the coding sequence TTGCATCCTAGTAATTTGGTTGCGATCATTAAAACAGATCAAAAAGGGGAAGTTGAGCTAGGCTGCCGTAAGCTCACGATTGATAAATGGGTAAAAGAACTTCATAAAAGATTTGGCTCACCCATTGCTGTTGCCGTTGAGTTAAAAAAAGGACCTATTGTATATGCCCTACAGCGGTATGATTTCATTGTTATTGTACCAATTAACCCTACTACACTTGCAAAATATCGAACGGCTTTTAAACCCAGTAAAGCTAAAGATGATCCCACTGATGCTGAGTTTGCATTAGAGCTTATGCTTCGTTACCCAAATCACTTTCCTCCTTTAAACCAGCAAAGTGTCAACATGCGTAAATTGATGTTTTTAGTGGAGCATAGGAGAAAAGTAGTTGATGATAAACAGCGAGTGGTTAATCAAATGATTAATGCAATCAAACAGTATTACCCGCAAGCTAATGAATGGTTTTGTAAAAAAGACACCCATATTTTCTGTGATTTTATTGCTCGTTGGCCAACCATTCAACAAGCTAAAAAAGCCCATAAATCAACCTTAGTAAAGTTTTTCAACGACCATGGTATTCATAAATCGACAATAGTTGACCATCGAGTATCTCTGATAAAAAAGGCCAAACCACTCACGGATGACAAAGCAGTAATTGATAGCCATGCAATGCTAGTAACTTTCTATATCGAACGGATAGTTAACTCAATGAAATGCATTCAAGAGTACAATAAGTCGATATCAGAACTCATGGATAAACTGCCTGACACCCCTATTTTCAATAGTTTACCTGGCGCAGGTGCTGCATTATCATCACGGTTACTAGCCGCATTTGGGGAACAACGAGACCGGTTTAAATCAGCACAAGAAGTGCAACAATATGCCGGTATAGCACCTGTAACTGAAAGAAGTGGGCAAAAATCTTGGGTTCATTGGCGCTGGCAGTGTTAA
- the tnpB gene encoding IS66 family insertion sequence element accessory protein TnpB (TnpB, as the term is used for proteins encoded by IS66 family insertion elements, is considered an accessory protein, since TnpC, encoded by a neighboring gene, is a DDE family transposase.), producing MIHLTADTHILIAIEPADFRQGIDGLAATCRYKLSVNPRSGTVFVFINRNKTMVRALSYDGTGFWLMTKRLSKGKFQNWPSSNKSIEQIIAKKLRKLLCDNDPLWEKTDPLY from the coding sequence ATGATCCATTTAACCGCTGACACCCACATATTAATCGCGATTGAACCCGCTGATTTTCGCCAGGGCATTGATGGTTTAGCCGCAACATGCCGTTATAAATTATCGGTCAACCCACGTTCGGGTACTGTGTTTGTCTTTATTAATCGCAATAAAACCATGGTGCGCGCATTATCGTATGATGGTACTGGCTTTTGGCTCATGACCAAGCGTTTATCTAAAGGAAAGTTTCAAAATTGGCCGTCATCAAACAAAAGTATTGAACAGATCATCGCGAAAAAACTGCGAAAACTATTGTGTGACAACGATCCATTATGGGAAAAAACGGATCCTCTTTACTGA
- a CDS encoding IS66 family transposase, whose amino-acid sequence MTASTVFDQVELVCNAIYPVYQLLFNLAADGKHYYLDDTTNRILDAKSVIKKARNSEKVITRTGVYTSGVIATLADNRHIVLFETNIGHAGEFIDSILHKRSQSCTKPLIMSDALASNRPTVREAITSLCNSHARRQFVDVINHFPIEVEHVLKRYGEIWVNDDYTKEEKLTPSARLAYHQTHSAPIMEAIKLWGETHLANETVEENSGLGKAIRYFIKHYVGLSYFCSTEGVKIDNNRIEAMLKIVVRDRKNAMFHKTLLGATIGDVITSVIATASEAGINVFDYFTTLQREKEQVKKTPEDYLPWNYLAKNSIT is encoded by the coding sequence ATCACCGCGTCAACGGTTTTTGACCAAGTAGAGCTTGTTTGTAATGCTATTTATCCCGTGTACCAATTGCTCTTCAATTTAGCGGCTGATGGTAAACACTACTATTTAGATGACACAACTAACCGTATTCTTGATGCGAAATCGGTGATAAAGAAAGCACGCAACAGTGAGAAAGTCATCACACGTACGGGCGTTTATACCTCAGGTGTTATCGCAACGCTGGCTGATAACCGTCATATTGTTTTATTTGAGACTAACATCGGGCACGCGGGAGAATTCATTGACAGTATTTTGCACAAGCGCAGTCAATCATGCACCAAACCACTCATCATGAGTGATGCGCTAGCGAGCAATCGGCCGACGGTACGTGAGGCGATAACGTCACTGTGTAATAGCCACGCAAGACGACAATTTGTAGATGTTATCAATCACTTTCCAATTGAGGTCGAGCATGTCCTCAAACGCTATGGTGAAATATGGGTCAATGATGACTATACGAAAGAAGAAAAGTTAACCCCGAGCGCAAGACTGGCCTATCATCAAACGCATTCAGCGCCCATCATGGAAGCCATAAAATTGTGGGGAGAAACGCATTTAGCCAATGAAACCGTTGAAGAAAACAGTGGCCTAGGCAAAGCTATTCGCTACTTTATCAAACATTATGTCGGACTGAGTTACTTTTGCAGTACTGAAGGAGTAAAAATCGACAATAATCGTATTGAAGCGATGCTCAAAATTGTGGTGAGAGACAGAAAAAACGCGATGTTCCACAAAACCTTACTGGGGGCAACGATTGGGGATGTCATTACCTCGGTCATCGCGACGGCAAGTGAGGCGGGTATTAATGTCTTTGACTACTTCACCACCTTACAACGAGAAAAAGAGCAGGTAAAAAAGACCCCTGAAGATTATTTACCCTGGAATTATCTCGCTAAAAATTCAATCACCTAA
- a CDS encoding IS982 family transposase: MDNLVEIFCDVDDFCHQFSPKWEAQLLSDGTRKRRRSSKMSTSERMSIMIAFHQSNHRDFKNFYIGLVQRYWTDDFPELLSYTRFINTMSDLIVPMCAYFQTVKGEPTGIAFVDSTSLKVCHNIRIPRNRVFADTAKRGKGTMGWFFGFKLHLLINHKGEILALNITPGNTNDRTPIPDLCKNLTGKLYADKGYIGKNLSQTLKESDIDLVTTVRKNMKAKVISAFDRAMLSKRYIIETVNDQLKNISQIEHSRHRSETGFMLNVISGIVAYCLKRQKPCIKLSDREQSIMSA, translated from the coding sequence ATGGATAATTTAGTGGAAATATTTTGTGATGTCGATGATTTTTGTCATCAATTTTCACCTAAATGGGAAGCACAATTGCTATCAGACGGTACTCGCAAGCGTAGACGTAGTTCGAAAATGTCTACCAGCGAGCGAATGAGCATTATGATTGCATTTCATCAGTCAAATCATAGAGATTTCAAAAACTTCTATATTGGTTTAGTCCAACGATACTGGACTGATGATTTCCCAGAGCTGCTCAGCTACACTCGTTTCATCAATACAATGTCAGATCTTATTGTACCAATGTGTGCTTACTTTCAAACGGTGAAAGGTGAGCCAACAGGAATTGCATTTGTAGATTCTACAAGCCTAAAGGTATGTCACAATATCCGTATTCCACGTAACCGTGTATTTGCAGATACGGCTAAGCGAGGAAAAGGAACAATGGGCTGGTTTTTCGGCTTTAAGCTTCATCTATTGATTAATCATAAAGGTGAAATCCTTGCTTTGAATATTACGCCGGGCAATACAAATGACCGAACTCCAATACCTGACTTATGTAAAAATCTTACTGGTAAGCTATATGCAGATAAGGGATACATTGGAAAAAACTTGAGCCAGACATTAAAGGAATCAGATATTGACTTAGTGACGACCGTGCGAAAAAATATGAAAGCTAAAGTAATATCAGCCTTTGATCGGGCAATGCTATCAAAGAGATACATAATAGAGACAGTGAATGATCAACTTAAAAACATATCTCAAATAGAGCACAGCCGCCATCGTAGTGAAACAGGTTTTATGCTTAATGTAATTTCAGGAATAGTTGCTTATTGTTTAAAAAGACAAAAGCCGTGTATTAAGTTATCGGATAGGGAACAGTCCATTATGAGTGCTTAA